A window of the Equus asinus isolate D_3611 breed Donkey chromosome 20, EquAss-T2T_v2, whole genome shotgun sequence genome harbors these coding sequences:
- the STAP2 gene encoding signal-transducing adaptor protein 2 isoform X3, producing MASALSPPRVPKPKPKPKGALPSHYHESFLEKKGPRDQDYRKFWAGLRGLTLYFYKSNRDSQHVEKLDLGTFVKFMDEAPWGSAQDPGIHFSLVLRNQEVKFKVESLESREMWKGFILTVLELRVPSNLTLLPGHLYMMAEALAKEEARRALEVPSCFMKVSRVEAQLLLERYPECGNLLLRPSGDGAAGVSVTTRQMLNGTPVIRHYKVKHEGPKYVIDVEEPFSCASLDAVVDYFVSNTKKALVPFLLDDDYEKVLDPAPPKQPPPAPVKPVSGQDKRPPLPDQDENYVIPIADAPAANYVNEDVLPPGRPVILKPKRLAKVQAKPPKPPVMPKPEPRGLNGGPARKPAGSSAQALFPTTGLGDVTAELEEKLQRRRALEHSAGRAGDQRGHLGAKPSSQK from the exons ATGGCCTCGGCTCTGAGCCCACCCCGGGTCCCCAAGCCCAAGCCCAAACCCAAGGGTGCCCTGCCCTCACACTACCACGAGAGCTTTCTGGAGAAGAAGGGACCTCGAGACCAG GATTACAGGAAGTTCTGGGCGGGCCTGCGAGGTCTCACCCTCTATTTCTACAAAAGCAATCGGGACTCCCAG CATGTGGAGAAGCTAGACCTGGGAACATTCGTGAAGTTCATGGATGAGGCCCCCTGGGGGAGCGCCCAAGATCCTGGCATCCACTTCAGCCTGGTCCTCCGGAACCAGGAGGTCAAGTTCAAG GTGGAGAGCCTGGAGTCTCGCGAGATGTGGAAAGGCTTCATCCTCACGGTGTTGGAG CTCCGTGTCCCGTCCAACCTGACCCTGCTGCCCGGACACCTGTACATGATGGCCGAGGCCCTGGCCAAAGAGGAGGCGCGCCGCGCGCTCGAGGTGCCCTC GTGCTTCATGAAGGTGAGCCGGGTGGAGGCGCAGCTGCTCCTGGAGCGCTACCCCGAGTGCGGGAACCTGCTGCTGCGGCCCAGCGGGGACGGCGCGGCCGGAGTGTCGGTCACCACGCGCCAGATGCTCAACGG GACGCCGGTGATCCGGCACTACAAGGTGAAGCACGAGGGCCCCAAGTACGTGATCGACGTGGAGGAGCCG TTCTCTTGCGCCTCGCTGGACGCAGTGGTCGACTATTTCGTGTCGAACACCAAGAAGGCGCTGGTGCCCTTCCTGCTGGATGACGACTACGAGAAGGTGCTAG ATCCTGCACCCCCGAAGCAGCCACCTCCTGCGCCCGTCAAGCCTGTGTCTGGCCAGGACAAGCGGCCCCCGCTGCCCGACCAGGATGAGAACTACGTGATCCCCATTGCAGATGCCCCCGCCGCCAACTACGTGAACGAGGACG TGCTTCCCCCTGGCCGACCCGTCATCCTGAAGCCCAAGAGGTTGGCAAAGGTTCAGGCAAAGCCCCCAAAGCCACCTGTCATGCCCAAGCCAG AGCCCAGAGGCCTGAACGGCGGCCCGGCCAGGAAACCGGCAGGCAGCTCAGCGCAGGCTCTCTTCCCCACGACCG GGTTGGGAGATGTGACGGCAGAGCTGGAAGAGAAGCTGCAGAGGAGGCGGGCACTGGAGCACTCGGCAGGACGTGCTGGGGACCAGCGGGGCCACCTCGGAGCCAAGCCGTCCTCCCAGAAATAA
- the STAP2 gene encoding signal-transducing adaptor protein 2 isoform X2: MASALSPPRVPKPKPKPKGALPSHYHESFLEKKGPRDQDYRKFWAGLRGLTLYFYKSNRDSQHVEKLDLGTFVKFMDEAPWGSAQDPGIHFSLVLRNQEVKFKVESLESREMWKGFILTVLELRVPSNLTLLPGHLYMMAEALAKEEARRALEVPSCFMKVSRVEAQLLLERYPECGNLLLRPSGDGAAGVSVTTRQMLNGTPVIRHYKVKHEGPKYVIDVEEPFSCASLDAVVDYFVSNTKKALVPFLLDDDYEKVLGYVEADKENGESVWVAPSAPAAPSPDPAPPKQPPPAPVKPVSGQDKRPPLPDQDENYVIPIADAPAANYVNEDVLPPGRPVILKPKRLAKVQAKPPKPPVMPKPEPRGLNGGPARKPAGSSAQALFPTTGLGDVTAELEEKLQRRRALEHSAGRAGDQRGHLGAKPSSQK, from the exons ATGGCCTCGGCTCTGAGCCCACCCCGGGTCCCCAAGCCCAAGCCCAAACCCAAGGGTGCCCTGCCCTCACACTACCACGAGAGCTTTCTGGAGAAGAAGGGACCTCGAGACCAG GATTACAGGAAGTTCTGGGCGGGCCTGCGAGGTCTCACCCTCTATTTCTACAAAAGCAATCGGGACTCCCAG CATGTGGAGAAGCTAGACCTGGGAACATTCGTGAAGTTCATGGATGAGGCCCCCTGGGGGAGCGCCCAAGATCCTGGCATCCACTTCAGCCTGGTCCTCCGGAACCAGGAGGTCAAGTTCAAG GTGGAGAGCCTGGAGTCTCGCGAGATGTGGAAAGGCTTCATCCTCACGGTGTTGGAG CTCCGTGTCCCGTCCAACCTGACCCTGCTGCCCGGACACCTGTACATGATGGCCGAGGCCCTGGCCAAAGAGGAGGCGCGCCGCGCGCTCGAGGTGCCCTC GTGCTTCATGAAGGTGAGCCGGGTGGAGGCGCAGCTGCTCCTGGAGCGCTACCCCGAGTGCGGGAACCTGCTGCTGCGGCCCAGCGGGGACGGCGCGGCCGGAGTGTCGGTCACCACGCGCCAGATGCTCAACGG GACGCCGGTGATCCGGCACTACAAGGTGAAGCACGAGGGCCCCAAGTACGTGATCGACGTGGAGGAGCCG TTCTCTTGCGCCTCGCTGGACGCAGTGGTCGACTATTTCGTGTCGAACACCAAGAAGGCGCTGGTGCCCTTCCTGCTGGATGACGACTACGAGAAGGTGCTAG GCTACGTGGAGGCAGATAAAGAGAACGGCGAGAGTGTGTGGGTGGCGCCCTCGGCCCCCGCGgcccccagcccag ATCCTGCACCCCCGAAGCAGCCACCTCCTGCGCCCGTCAAGCCTGTGTCTGGCCAGGACAAGCGGCCCCCGCTGCCCGACCAGGATGAGAACTACGTGATCCCCATTGCAGATGCCCCCGCCGCCAACTACGTGAACGAGGACG TGCTTCCCCCTGGCCGACCCGTCATCCTGAAGCCCAAGAGGTTGGCAAAGGTTCAGGCAAAGCCCCCAAAGCCACCTGTCATGCCCAAGCCAG AGCCCAGAGGCCTGAACGGCGGCCCGGCCAGGAAACCGGCAGGCAGCTCAGCGCAGGCTCTCTTCCCCACGACCG GGTTGGGAGATGTGACGGCAGAGCTGGAAGAGAAGCTGCAGAGGAGGCGGGCACTGGAGCACTCGGCAGGACGTGCTGGGGACCAGCGGGGCCACCTCGGAGCCAAGCCGTCCTCCCAGAAATAA
- the STAP2 gene encoding signal-transducing adaptor protein 2 isoform X1, which yields MASALSPPRVPKPKPKPKGALPSHYHESFLEKKGPRDQDYRKFWAGLRGLTLYFYKSNRDSQHVEKLDLGTFVKFMDEAPWGSAQDPGIHFSLVLRNQEVKFKVESLESREMWKGFILTVLELRVPSNLTLLPGHLYMMAEALAKEEARRALEVPSCFMKVSRVEAQLLLERYPECGNLLLRPSGDGAAGVSVTTRQMLNGTPVIRHYKVKHEGPKYVIDVEEPFSCASLDAVVDYFVSNTKKALVPFLLDDDYEKVLGYVEADKENGESVWVAPSAPAAPSPDPAPPKQPPPAPVKPVSGQDKRPPLPDQDENYVIPIADAPAANYVNEDVLPPGRPVILKPKRLAKVQAKPPKPPVMPKPGRGPSSQPLPHPTEGQPQLSPPSPSEPRGLNGGPARKPAGSSAQALFPTTGLGDVTAELEEKLQRRRALEHSAGRAGDQRGHLGAKPSSQK from the exons ATGGCCTCGGCTCTGAGCCCACCCCGGGTCCCCAAGCCCAAGCCCAAACCCAAGGGTGCCCTGCCCTCACACTACCACGAGAGCTTTCTGGAGAAGAAGGGACCTCGAGACCAG GATTACAGGAAGTTCTGGGCGGGCCTGCGAGGTCTCACCCTCTATTTCTACAAAAGCAATCGGGACTCCCAG CATGTGGAGAAGCTAGACCTGGGAACATTCGTGAAGTTCATGGATGAGGCCCCCTGGGGGAGCGCCCAAGATCCTGGCATCCACTTCAGCCTGGTCCTCCGGAACCAGGAGGTCAAGTTCAAG GTGGAGAGCCTGGAGTCTCGCGAGATGTGGAAAGGCTTCATCCTCACGGTGTTGGAG CTCCGTGTCCCGTCCAACCTGACCCTGCTGCCCGGACACCTGTACATGATGGCCGAGGCCCTGGCCAAAGAGGAGGCGCGCCGCGCGCTCGAGGTGCCCTC GTGCTTCATGAAGGTGAGCCGGGTGGAGGCGCAGCTGCTCCTGGAGCGCTACCCCGAGTGCGGGAACCTGCTGCTGCGGCCCAGCGGGGACGGCGCGGCCGGAGTGTCGGTCACCACGCGCCAGATGCTCAACGG GACGCCGGTGATCCGGCACTACAAGGTGAAGCACGAGGGCCCCAAGTACGTGATCGACGTGGAGGAGCCG TTCTCTTGCGCCTCGCTGGACGCAGTGGTCGACTATTTCGTGTCGAACACCAAGAAGGCGCTGGTGCCCTTCCTGCTGGATGACGACTACGAGAAGGTGCTAG GCTACGTGGAGGCAGATAAAGAGAACGGCGAGAGTGTGTGGGTGGCGCCCTCGGCCCCCGCGgcccccagcccag ATCCTGCACCCCCGAAGCAGCCACCTCCTGCGCCCGTCAAGCCTGTGTCTGGCCAGGACAAGCGGCCCCCGCTGCCCGACCAGGATGAGAACTACGTGATCCCCATTGCAGATGCCCCCGCCGCCAACTACGTGAACGAGGACG TGCTTCCCCCTGGCCGACCCGTCATCCTGAAGCCCAAGAGGTTGGCAAAGGTTCAGGCAAAGCCCCCAAAGCCACCTGTCATGCCCAAGCCAGGTAGgggtccctcctcccagcccctccctcatcCAACGGAGGGCCAGCCTCAGCTGTCGCCGCCTTCTCCTTCAGAGCCCAGAGGCCTGAACGGCGGCCCGGCCAGGAAACCGGCAGGCAGCTCAGCGCAGGCTCTCTTCCCCACGACCG GGTTGGGAGATGTGACGGCAGAGCTGGAAGAGAAGCTGCAGAGGAGGCGGGCACTGGAGCACTCGGCAGGACGTGCTGGGGACCAGCGGGGCCACCTCGGAGCCAAGCCGTCCTCCCAGAAATAA
- the MPND gene encoding MPN domain-containing protein isoform X2 translates to MAAPEPLSPAGGAGEEAPEEDEDEAEAEDPERPAGAGGARGGGGGGAGPGGGGGGPGGALTRRAVTLRVLLKDALLEPGAGLLSIYYLGKKFLGDLQPDGRIVWQETGQVFNSPSAWATHCKKLVNPAKKSGCGWASVKYKGQKLDKYKAAWLRRHQLHVPTATADESPASEGEEEELLMEEDEEEVLAGVSAEDKSRRPPAAKGPSEPAHSEAAPPGKRAENKTRVPVRYCMLGSRDSARNPHTLVEVTSFAAINKFQPFNVAVSSNVLFLLDFHSHLTRSEVVGYLGGRWDINSQMLTVLRAFPCRSRLGDADTAATIEEEDIDAQMDYQLRLQGSSNGFQPCLALLCSPYYSGNPGPESKISPFWVMPPPEQRPSDYGIPMDVEMAYVQDSFLTNDILHEMMLLVEFYKGAPDLVRFQEPWTQEHTYLDKLKMSLASRTPKDQGLCHVLEQVCSVLKQGS, encoded by the exons ATGGCAG CTCCGGAGCCGCTGTCcccggcgggcggcgcgggcgagGAGGCGCCGGAGGAGGACGAGGACGAGGCGGAGGCCGAGGACCCCGAGCGGCCGGCGGGAGcgggcggcgcgcgcggcgggggcggcggcggggccgggccggggggcggcggcggcggcccgggggGCGCGCTCACCAGGCGCGCGGTGACGCTGCGGGTGCTCCTCAAGGACGCGCTGCTGGAGCCCGGCGCCGGGTTGCTGTCCATCTACTACCTG GGGAAGAAGTTCCTGGGGGACCTGCAGCCGGACGGGAGGATCGTGTGGCAGGAGACGGGGCAGGTGTTCAACTCACCCAGCGCCTGGGCCACCCACTGCAAGAAGCTGGTGAACCCGGCCAAGAAGTCCGGCTGCGGCTGGGCCTCCGTCAAGTACAAAGGCCAGAAGCTGGACAAGTACAAGGCTGCCTGGCTCCGGCGACACCAGCTCCACGTGCCCACAGCCACTGCCGATGAG AGCCCGGCCAgcgaaggggaggaggaggagctgctgaTGGAGGAAGACGAGGAGGAGGTCCTGGCAGGGGTCTCAGCGGAGGACAAGAGTCGGAGACCCCCGGCGGCGAAGGGCCCCTCTGAGCCTGCGCACTCCG AGGCCGCGCCCCCCGGGAAGCGGGCGGAAAACAAGACCCGGGTACCCGTTCGCTACTGCATGCTGGGCAGCCGCGACTCCGCCAG AAACCCCCACACCCTGGTGGAAGTGACATCCTTCGCGGCCATCAACAAGTTCCAGCCGTTCAACGTGGCCGTCTCCAGCAACGTGCTGTTCCTGTTG gactTCCACAGCCACTTGACTCGCAGCGAGGTCGTGGGGTACCTCGGGGGCCGCTGGGACATCAACAGCCAGA TGCTCACGGTGCTGAGAGCCTTCCCCTGTCGCAGCCGCCTGGGGGACGCGGATACGGCGGCCACCATCGAAGAGGAG GACATCGACGCGCAGATGGACTACCAGCTGCGGCTGCAGGGCTCCAGCAACGGCTTCCAGCCCTGCCTCGCCCTGCTCTGCT CCCCGTACTACTCGGGCAACCCGGGCCCGGAGTCCAAGATCTCGCCCTTCTGGGTGATGCCGCCCCCTGAG CAAAGGCCTAGTGACTACGGCATCCCCATGGACGTGGAGATGGCCTACGTCCAGGACAGCTTCCTGACTAATGACATCCTCCATGAGATG ATGCTGCTGGTGGAGTTTTACAAGGGCGCCCCCGACCTCGTGAGGTTCCAGGAGCCCTGGACCCAGGAGCACACCTACCTCGACAAGCTCAAG ATGTCCCTGGCCAGCAGGACGCCCAAGGACCAGGGCCTGTGCCACGTGCTGGAGCAGGTCTGCAGCGTCCTCAAGCAAGGGAGCTGA
- the MPND gene encoding MPN domain-containing protein isoform X1: MAAPEPLSPAGGAGEEAPEEDEDEAEAEDPERPAGAGGARGGGGGGAGPGGGGGGPGGALTRRAVTLRVLLKDALLEPGAGLLSIYYLGKKFLGDLQPDGRIVWQETGQVFNSPSAWATHCKKLVNPAKKSGCGWASVKYKGQKLDKYKAAWLRRHQLHVPTATADESPASEGEEEELLMEEDEEEVLAGVSAEDKSRRPPAAKGPSEPAHSEAAPPGKRAENKTRVPVRYCMLGSRDSARNPHTLVEVTSFAAINKFQPFNVAVSSNVLFLLDFHSHLTRSEVVGYLGGRWDINSQMLTVLRAFPCRSRLGDADTAATIEEEIYQSLLLRGLSLVGWYHSHPHSPALPSLQDIDAQMDYQLRLQGSSNGFQPCLALLCSPYYSGNPGPESKISPFWVMPPPEQRPSDYGIPMDVEMAYVQDSFLTNDILHEMMLLVEFYKGAPDLVRFQEPWTQEHTYLDKLKMSLASRTPKDQGLCHVLEQVCSVLKQGS, from the exons ATGGCAG CTCCGGAGCCGCTGTCcccggcgggcggcgcgggcgagGAGGCGCCGGAGGAGGACGAGGACGAGGCGGAGGCCGAGGACCCCGAGCGGCCGGCGGGAGcgggcggcgcgcgcggcgggggcggcggcggggccgggccggggggcggcggcggcggcccgggggGCGCGCTCACCAGGCGCGCGGTGACGCTGCGGGTGCTCCTCAAGGACGCGCTGCTGGAGCCCGGCGCCGGGTTGCTGTCCATCTACTACCTG GGGAAGAAGTTCCTGGGGGACCTGCAGCCGGACGGGAGGATCGTGTGGCAGGAGACGGGGCAGGTGTTCAACTCACCCAGCGCCTGGGCCACCCACTGCAAGAAGCTGGTGAACCCGGCCAAGAAGTCCGGCTGCGGCTGGGCCTCCGTCAAGTACAAAGGCCAGAAGCTGGACAAGTACAAGGCTGCCTGGCTCCGGCGACACCAGCTCCACGTGCCCACAGCCACTGCCGATGAG AGCCCGGCCAgcgaaggggaggaggaggagctgctgaTGGAGGAAGACGAGGAGGAGGTCCTGGCAGGGGTCTCAGCGGAGGACAAGAGTCGGAGACCCCCGGCGGCGAAGGGCCCCTCTGAGCCTGCGCACTCCG AGGCCGCGCCCCCCGGGAAGCGGGCGGAAAACAAGACCCGGGTACCCGTTCGCTACTGCATGCTGGGCAGCCGCGACTCCGCCAG AAACCCCCACACCCTGGTGGAAGTGACATCCTTCGCGGCCATCAACAAGTTCCAGCCGTTCAACGTGGCCGTCTCCAGCAACGTGCTGTTCCTGTTG gactTCCACAGCCACTTGACTCGCAGCGAGGTCGTGGGGTACCTCGGGGGCCGCTGGGACATCAACAGCCAGA TGCTCACGGTGCTGAGAGCCTTCCCCTGTCGCAGCCGCCTGGGGGACGCGGATACGGCGGCCACCATCGAAGAGGAG ATCTACCAGAGCCTGCTCCTGCGGGGCCTGTCCCTGGTGGGCTGGTACCACAGCCACCCGCACAGCCCGGCGCTGCCGTCGCTGCAGGACATCGACGCGCAGATGGACTACCAGCTGCGGCTGCAGGGCTCCAGCAACGGCTTCCAGCCCTGCCTCGCCCTGCTCTGCT CCCCGTACTACTCGGGCAACCCGGGCCCGGAGTCCAAGATCTCGCCCTTCTGGGTGATGCCGCCCCCTGAG CAAAGGCCTAGTGACTACGGCATCCCCATGGACGTGGAGATGGCCTACGTCCAGGACAGCTTCCTGACTAATGACATCCTCCATGAGATG ATGCTGCTGGTGGAGTTTTACAAGGGCGCCCCCGACCTCGTGAGGTTCCAGGAGCCCTGGACCCAGGAGCACACCTACCTCGACAAGCTCAAG ATGTCCCTGGCCAGCAGGACGCCCAAGGACCAGGGCCTGTGCCACGTGCTGGAGCAGGTCTGCAGCGTCCTCAAGCAAGGGAGCTGA